The following proteins are co-located in the Vigna angularis cultivar LongXiaoDou No.4 chromosome 2, ASM1680809v1, whole genome shotgun sequence genome:
- the LOC108327282 gene encoding protein LURP-one-related 15 isoform X1, which yields MANQLSPPFGTPIIAHQYCAPGPHPVDLIITKERSRADNFTVTDTNGNIVFTVKSNLVSIVKPRKHSFLFDSHGNPIVHLRRSIQNNVWKAFRGQSEESRDLIFTRHNSSLFQLRLKFDVFLANNVTDVCDFKIKSSWSGRWDVYIGDSNILVAQINTKLGTMFSREKYMVSVFPNIDHAFIVALILTLQL from the exons ATGGCAAACCAATTATCACCACCCTTTGGCACTCCCATCATCGCACATCAGTACTGTGCTCCAG GTCCACATCCTGTTGATCTGATAATCACAAAGGAGAGGAGTAGAGCAGATAATTTCACTGTGACAGACACCAATGGCAACATAGTTTTCACTGTTAAGAGCAATCTCGTAAGCATTGTAAAACCCCGCAAACACAGTTTCTTGTTTGACTCTCATGGAAACCCCATTGTTCATCTTCGCAGATCG ATTCAGAATAATGTTTGGAAAGCATTCAGAGGTCAAAGTGAAGAATCTAGGGATCTGATATTTACAAGACACAATTCCTCACTTTTTCAGCTAAGGTTGAAATTCGACGTGTTCTTGGCAAATAATGTCACTGATGTTTGTGacttcaaaatcaaatcaagtTGGTCTGGACGCTGGGATGTTTACATAGGCGATTCCAACATACTTGTTGCCCAG ATAAATACAAAGCTTGGCACTATGTTTAGCAGAGAGAAGTACATGGTGTCCGTGTTTCCAAACATCGATCATGCATTCATTGTGGCTCTAATTTTAACTCTTCAACTTTGA
- the LOC108327282 gene encoding protein LURP-one-related 15 isoform X2: MANQLSPPFGTPIIAHQYCAPGPHPVDLIITKERSRADNFTVTDTNGNIVFTVKSNLVSIVKPRKHSFLFDSHGNPIVHLRRSLRLKFDVFLANNVTDVCDFKIKSSWSGRWDVYIGDSNILVAQINTKLGTMFSREKYMVSVFPNIDHAFIVALILTLQL; this comes from the exons ATGGCAAACCAATTATCACCACCCTTTGGCACTCCCATCATCGCACATCAGTACTGTGCTCCAG GTCCACATCCTGTTGATCTGATAATCACAAAGGAGAGGAGTAGAGCAGATAATTTCACTGTGACAGACACCAATGGCAACATAGTTTTCACTGTTAAGAGCAATCTCGTAAGCATTGTAAAACCCCGCAAACACAGTTTCTTGTTTGACTCTCATGGAAACCCCATTGTTCATCTTCGCAGATCG CTAAGGTTGAAATTCGACGTGTTCTTGGCAAATAATGTCACTGATGTTTGTGacttcaaaatcaaatcaagtTGGTCTGGACGCTGGGATGTTTACATAGGCGATTCCAACATACTTGTTGCCCAG ATAAATACAAAGCTTGGCACTATGTTTAGCAGAGAGAAGTACATGGTGTCCGTGTTTCCAAACATCGATCATGCATTCATTGTGGCTCTAATTTTAACTCTTCAACTTTGA